In Hyphomicrobium denitrificans ATCC 51888, the DNA window CAGCACACTGAACTAAAGAGCAATTCGTCGAGGCCCCTGCGCCACGTATATCAAGCAGAAAAAATCAAAAAATGTTGGTAGGAAAGCCTGGGAGCTCAAACATGCCGCTATCACGTATAGCGATGGCTGCGGCCATCGTATTGGCTGGTGCGACACTCGCCGACAAAACCGCGTTTGCTCACGGCGACGTCACGCCGCAACCGATCGATGCCTCCGAGCTGAAGCAACTCGGCAAAGAATGGCTCAGCGAGAACCCGTATCGCGGAGATCCGAAAGCCATCGCCATCGGGGCTTCCGGATACAACCAGAACTGCGCCCGCTGCCACGGACTCGAGGCGATTTCCGGCGGTATCGCGCCGGATTTGCGCTACCTCGAGTTAGGCAAGACCGGCGACGAATGGTTCCTCGAGCGCATTCGTCACGGCAAGAAAAATTCCGAAGGCACGACAATCATGCCTGCGTTCGAAGGCGTGTTTTCGCAGGAAGCCATGTGGGCGATCCGCGCTTTTCTCGAGTCCAAGCACGAAGAGTAAGAGTGCCATATGCCTGCCAATTCCACATTTCGGTCAGCCATTCGATTGGCGTGCGCTTTGGGACTCGCGATCGGAATGCTGACGGGAGGAGCTGCCGCACGACCTCTGGATGAGGTCGTCGGCAGCGGCATTCTCCGGGTCATCGCGTATCTCGACAATGCACCGTTTTCCTGGGACGACAACGGGACGCCGCGGGGTATCGATGTCGATATTGCCGGAGCCGTCGCGGGTGAACTCGGCGTGAAGCCCGAAGTCGTTCTCCGCATGCCAGGCGAGAAGGGCGACGATGATCTCCGGGTCAACGTGTGGAAGGGACCTCTGACCGGCGGCGGCGTCGGCGATCTGATGATGCACGTGCCGATCGATCGCGAGTTTGCCGCCCGTAACCCCGAAGCGGTGCTCGGAAATCCCTACTTTCAAGAGCGTATCGCGCTCGCCATCGACAGTGATCGCACCGGCTCCGATCCGTCGTTCGATATCTTCAAGAAAATCAAGATCGGCGTGCAGCTCGGAACCGTCTCCGATTATTTCCTGATGCGCTACGACGATGGGGCGTTGATCGACAACATCGTCCATCACGTGCGCGCGGAAGACGGAGCCAAGGAATTCAAGAGCAAGGACATCGCTGCTCTCATGGGACAGCGCGCGCGCATCGAGGCTTTGCTGCACGACATCGGCGTCAAGCCGCGTATCGCCGAGCCCAAGATGGATGGCATCGTGCGCGACCAATGGGTCGTCGGCATGGCCTGGAAGGAAAACAGCCGCGATCTGGGATATGCGGTGCAAGCCGCGCTCGACAAGCTGAAGGCAAACGGCAAGCTTGCCGAGATTTTCAGATCCTACGGCGTCACGTATATTGAGCCGCCGATCGACGACGGCGTGTCCAACCAGCAGAACTGAATAGCGACGCTCACATATGAGGACTTCGTCCCGTCATATCATTCGGCTGGCATCGTTGATGCTGCTGACCGCATCGCCGGCGCGGGCCGAGCCTCCCAAAGATGTCTTCAATTCTCCGATGTGGGAGACGCTGTCCGAACGGTACTTCGGGCAGGACAAGGTCGTATTCGATGATCGCGTAAAGGTCGGCGTGCCGCCTATCGTCGAGAACCAGGCGCAGGTGCCAGTCACGGCGGACGCGCGCATGCTCGACGGCGTCAAGAAGCTCATCGTGTTCGCCGATCTCAATCCGATCCAGCTTGCGTTGGAACTCGAGCCGATCCAGGCGAAAGCGTTTGTCGCGTTCCGCATGAAGATCGAACAGGCGACGCCGGTTCGTGCGGCGGCGTTGACCGAGGACGGTGTCTGGCACGTCGGCGGAATGTTTCTGGATGCAGCGGGCGGAGGCTGCACGGCGCCGCCGAAGGCGAATGGCGGCGTTTCCTGGTACGACACGCTGGGCGAAACGCAGGGGCGTCTGTGGCAGGAGAAAGACGGCAGCGTGCGTGCGCGTTTCCGGATCAGTCATCCGATGGATACGGGGCTCGGGCAGGACAACACGCCCGCGTATTATATCGAAAAGGTCGAAGCGAAAGGGACTGCGGGCGTCACGCTGGCGCGGCTCTCGATGTACGAGCCCGTCAGCCAAAACCCGACGATCACGCTCGTGGTCGATCTCGGCCGCGACGGAAAGGGTGTCGATATCGATAGCCGTGACAACAACGGTAAGATTTACCGCGCCAGCTTGCTTGCGCCCTGGCGCCAAAGCCAAAGCGACCAACGCGAAGGGGCATTGAACGCCCCATGAAGCCGCTGCTGACTCGTCGTCAATCGCTTTTGCTCGGTGGCAGTGCCTTGTCGCTGTTCTGCTGTTGTCCGCCTGGCCGGGCAGAGCCTCATCGCTATGAACTCACGCCAAAGAAATTGACCGACGGCGTGTGGGTCACGCGCGGCTCTGACGAAGCGATCAATGAGCGGAACGGCGGCGCCATCGCCAACGTCGCAATTCTCGACTCATCAGAAGGCGCGATCCTGATCGATACCGGCCCGTCGCGCCGGTTTGGCGAAGCCCTGATGACGCTCGCCAAGGAGCTGACCGGCAAGCCCATCGCCCGCGTTTATCTCACGCATTTTCATCCCGATCATATGTTCGGGAATCAGGCCTTCGATCCGGCGAAGCTCGCGGCGACCAAGGGCACGATCGACGGCATGAAGGAATACGGAAATGCATTTTCCGATTCCATGTATCGCGCGGCCGGCGACTGGATGCGCGGCACGGAACTTGTTTTGCCGCAAGCGGTCGTCGAAGGCGCGCCGGAAGACATCGGCAACCGCCGCTTGCGGCCGCTGCTGATGCGCGGCCACACACCGTCGGATCTTGCTCTTTTCGACGAAAAGACAGGGATCTTGTTCGCTGGCGATCTTGTGTTTCTGGATCGCGCTCCAACGACGCCGCACGCCGATATCGAACGCTGGCGGATGAGCCTGGCAAACCTTTCGGCGATCCCGAGCGCAATGATCGTGCCGGGGCATGGGCCGGTCGAAAGCAGTGTGCGGGGAGTCGAGCAAACGTCGCGCTGGCTTGAAACGATATCGCACATGATCGGCGACGCGTTCGAACGCGGGCTCGATATCTCGGAAGCGATCACTCTTCCGCTTCCCGATTGGACCAAGAGCATCGCGCTCGCACGCTACGAGTACGAGCGTTCGGTGATGCATCTCTATCCGCAATTCGAGGCCGCGCGCTGGCCGAGAATCGACGAACGCGGATGACATTTGTCAAAGGTGCCACTTTAGGCGAATAGACCAATTACCAATTAATCAGCGCACGTCTCCGAGGTAGTTTGCCCCCGCTTTCTTCCCAAATTTCCCAGAATTTGAAGCGGAATAATAATCCGTACAGGGAAGAAGGCCTGGAAACGCAAACCCAAAAGGGACCTGCAATGAAAACCTGGAGATGGTTGGCGACGACGAGCGCCTTCGCGCTGTCGTTGGGCATATCGACAGTCGCTCGCGCCGATGTTTCGATCGAAGATATCGTCAACGATGCGAAGACCACACAAGACGTCGTGACTTCCGGTCTCGGCGGACAGGGCCAACGCTACAGCCCGCTCAATCAAATCAATAAAGACAACGTCTCGAACCTGGTTCCCGCCTGGGCGATGTCGCTCGGCGGCGAAAAAATGCGCGGTCAGGAATCGCAGCCGCTGGTCAAAGACGGCGTCATGTACGTTACCGGTTCGTACAGCCGCATCTGGGCGATCGATATCAAAACCGGTCACGAAATCTGGGAATACAATGCGCGGCTTCCGGAAGGAATTCTTCCATGCTGCGACGTCGTCAATCGCGGTGCTGCGCTCATCGGCGACAAGGTGATTTTCGGCACGCTGGACGCCAAGCTGGTCGCGCTCAACCAGAAGACCGGCAAGGTCGTCTGGACGAAAGAGATCGACGACTTCAAGGGCGGCTATTCCTATACGGCGCCGCCGTTGATCGTTCCTTCGAAGGCGTTCGGACCTCTGGTCGTCACGGGCGTATCTGGCGGTGAATTCGGCATCGTCGGCCGCATCGATGCGCGCAAGGCGGACAACGGCGAACTCGTCTGGACGCGTCCGACGATCGAAGGCCACATGGGCACGCTCAACGGCGCCGAGTCGACCATGACGGGCAACAAGAACGAAACCTGGAAGGGCGATCTCTGGAAGACGGGCGGCGGCGCGACGTGGCTCGGCGGAACCTATGACTCCGAGACGAACACGATCTTCATCGGTTCGGGCAACCCTGCGCCGTGGAACAGCCACATGCGCCCCGGCGACAATCGCTGGTCGTGCTCGCGGCTTGCGATCGATCCCGAGACCGGCAATATCAAATGGGGCTTCCAGACGACGCCGAACGACGGCTGGGACTTCGACGGCGTGAACGAAGTCGTGTCGTTCGATCTCGATGGCACGAAGGCGGTCGCGACGGCGGACCGCAACGGCTTCTTCTATGTGCTCAACCGCGAGAACGGCAAATTCATCCGTGGCTTCCCGTTCGTCGAGAAGATCACGTGGGCGAGCGGTCTCGATGAAAACGGCCGTCCGAAGTTCGTTGCGGACAACCGTCCGGGCGATCCCAAGGATGCCAAGGACGGCAAGCAGGGCAAGTCGGTCTTCGCCGTGCCGAGCTTCCTCGGCGGCAAGAACCAGCAGCCGATGGCGTACAGCCCGGACACGAAGCTGTTCTATGTTCCCGCCAACGAGTGGGGCATGGACATTCACAACGAGCCGGTGACGTACAAGAAGGGCGCCGCGTATCTCGGTGCCGGCTTCACGATCAAACGGATCTTCGAAGATCATATCGGCTCGTTGAAGGCCGTCGATCCGGCTTCGGGCAAGATCGTCTGGCAGATCAACAACAATGCTCCTCTGTGGGGCGGCGTTCTGACAACCGGCGGCGGTCTCGTCGTCTATGGAACGCCGGAAGGCGATCTGAAGATTGTCGACGACAAGACCGGCAAGGAGCTTTGGCACTTCAACACGGGCTCGGGCATCGTTGCACCGCCGATCACCTGGGAACAGGACGGCGAGCAGATGATCTCGGTCATCTCGGGTTGGGGCGGCGCGGTTCCGCTCTGGGGCGGCGAAGTTGCCAAAACCATTCAGCACTTGAACCAGGGCGGAATGGTCTGGACCTTCAAGCTGCCGAAGAAGACAGCATCGAACTAAACTCTCCAAAGCCACGCATGCACTCAGAAGGCAAGTCTTCGGACTTGCCTTTTTCGCATGCGGGTTGGACAAGCGATGATGCGTTCAATCCATTTTATTGCTCAGATGGACAGCGAACCGCGATGCCTGCGAGAGATATTGTGAAACGGGCACGCTCGTTCGCGCCGAAGGCTCTCCGAGCCGCGGCCGTGATGCTCGCTTGCCTGGGCGCCAGCGGGCAGGGCGTTCCAAGCGGCGAACTCATTCCGGTCGATGCGGCGCTGATCCTTGCCGTCGATGTCTCGCAGTCTGTGGATGAAAACCGGTATCGTCTGCAAAGCGAAGGAATGGCCGAAGCGCTCGAAAGCAAAGCCATTGCGGATACGATTGCCTCCGGGCCTTACGGGCGCATCGCCGTTCAGTTCGTCGTCTGGGCTGACGGCGTCGAAACGACGATCCCTTGGCAGATCATCTCCAGCAGCGAGACCGCCGCGGCGTTCGCAGGCCGCATCCGCCAGCAGACGCAGCGCAAAGGCGAATATACGTGCATGGCGCGCATGATGCGCACCATCGAACAAGACATGCTCGACGATTTGCCATTCAAAGCGACGCGCACGATTTTGGATATTTCCGGCGACGGCATCGACAACTGCGCCGATCCGACAGCGATCGAGGACGCGCGCGATCGTCTGCTGCGGCGTGGCGTTACGATCAATGGTCTGCCGATCATCGTGCACGGAGAAAACGATGTGGTCGGCGCGGGCGCGTATCGCGCGCCGGGCTTCGGCTTGCGGCCGTTGGCGCGCGGACCTGGCATCGAAACGACGCTCGACCGCTGGTTTCAAGATCATGTCATCGGTGGGCAGGGCGCGTTCGTTCAGCCATCGCAGGGTTATGAGGAGATCAGCCGCGCGTTCCGGCAGAAATTCCTGAACGAGATCAGCAGCGTTGGTTTCGATCGTGACCGCTTCGCAATTGCTCCAAATCATCTCGCGGATTCCGCGCTATCGCGTCCGGCGAATTGATTTGATCGGCCCGTGCTCTGGCTCGCGAGGATGCTGATGCTGTCGCTGGCGCTCTGACACTGCAAGGAACTTAAGCAGGACGGTCACGTTCTTCATCGTCGATGGAGGACCGATAGATGGCGACCCCTAAAGAACTCGAAGCGCAGTTTTGGAAAGCCCTCAAGTCAGACATGACGATGATGGTCGGTCTTGTCGGCGAGGACGACAGTCACATGCGGCCGCTGACCGCGCAGACCGAGCGAGATCATGCAGACGGCTATCGCGGGCCGATCTGGTTTTTCTCATCGACGGAAACGACGCTGGTCCGCGAACTGAGCCGCTCGAATGCGGCCGTCGCGACGTTCGCATCGAAGGGGCATGACCTTTTCGCCACCGTTCACGGCCAATTGCGGGTCGACAACGATCGCCGCGTGATCGACGCGTTATGGAATAGCTTCATCGCGGCCTGGTATGAAGGCGGCAAGGACGATCCGAAACTGGCGCTGTTGCGACTTGACGCGGACAACGCTGAGATATGGCTCAATGCATCGAGCCTTCTAGCAGGTATCAAAATCCTTCTCGGGTCCGATCCGAAGGAGGACTACAAGGAAAACGTCGCCAAGGTGTCGCTCAAATGAGTGGGCGTGCTCCAGTTTGGAAGACGAAAAATCCGAAAGCGAAGTCCGGACAGTCGCGACGCCTCACATCGTCGCAAAAGGCTGCCGCGAAGCAACGTGCAGCGAAGGCCGGGCGGAAATATCCCAATCTCGTCGATAATATTCGCGCCGCCCGCTTGTCGGAGGCGAAGAAGGTGCCGCGAACATAAGTCATGCGGCTTCGGCGAGACATGCTCGCGCCAGATTGAGGTCGGCGACGAACTTCGCAAATTCGGTTTCTGCTTGAGCCTTATCTTGCAGCCTTAAAATATACGACGGGTGGATGGTGAGCACGGCAGGCACGGTGTCAAACTTCGTCAGGCCTCGCGATTCAGAAACCTTCACCGGGCGGCCCGCGAGCGCGAAGGCTGCACTGGCACCGAGTGCGACGACAAGCTTCGGCTGCACGATCTTCAGCTCTTCTTGCAGCCACCAGCGATAATGCTTGATCTCGCCATGCGTCGGCGTCTGGTGAATTCGGCGTTTGCCGCGCTGCTCGTATTTGAAATGCTTGACGGCATTGGTGATGTAGCATTCGGCGCGCGAGATTCCTGACGCTGCGAGCGCGCGGTCAAAAATTGCGCCCGCCGGACCGACGAACGGCCGGCCTTGAATGTCTTCCTGATCGCCCGGCTGCTCGCCGATGAACGCCAAATCCGGACGCAGCGGACCTTCGCCCAGGACCGCTCTGGTTCCGCCCGGAACGAATGCGTCGGAAGCGGTGATGATCTCGTTCAAGGCTTCTAGCGAAAGCGGAGGAGAGCCCGTCGAGCGAAGCAACGCGCGTTCCGGGGAGCGTTTTATCGATATCGAAGGCGGCGCCTCCAGCATGTCGTCGACCCGGCGAGCGGCCGCGCGGATCATGTCACCCATTGCCGATGCTTCGGGCAAGTTCTGCCAATAACGCTTCGGCATTTCTGCGCGCATAAGCTTGGTGTTCAGGCGCGCCGGGTTGAACGTGCTTCGATAATATTCGATCCATCCCTTCTCGAACTCATCCTCCGGCGCTTTCAAGTCGGACTTTGAAGCTGGGCCGCCAGCGGTCAGTTGGTGTCGGTTCCAATGCAGCGAGCCGAGCGGCGTCAAGATCGACCACGCGAAGCTTGGAAACCGGGAGACAAAAAACGATGAGGCTTCGTGCAGGATGAAAAACTGCGGCTCGAACCAGGCGACGAAACGTTCGCCATCGTCGCTCGGCGTGCTTTGAAAGCGCACAAACGCGTGCATTTTATGGATATCGCGCGCGATCGCTTTTCGCATCCTCTCGAGCCGATGGACGGTCGGATCGCATGCGACGTCCAGAAGATGCCGCTCGCCGTGTTTCACGCGCCAGATCAGATCGTAAAGCAATCCGTAGCGTTCGGGATCGGTGTGGCAAACGACGAGCTTCGCCAACGACACGACATCGGCTGGAAGCGAGATTCGCGTAGCCGAGTTTTCGGGCGCGACATTGAATCTTTCACGAGCGTCGCTGTTGCCCCACGCCACGTTTTCCGGCGTCGTGCCGTTTTCCAGAAGCGATCGGACAGCCTGCCGAAACCCCTCGAAATCCGCACCAGATTTCAATTGGATCTCGACCATCTCAGAACAACTCCAGCTGCTGAGAGGGTGCGATGCGGCTGCGCAGGTCGAGCCGGTCGAGAAGCGCTGTCGAATGGTGATCGGCCGCGATCAGAAACGGCAGCGCACGTTTGAATCCCGGCGACAGGCGGCGGATGTCTTCGGCTCGCAGACGATGATGCCGCCGCGAAGAGATAATCTGATCGACGGCACGTTTGCCCAATCCCGGGACGCGCAACAACATCTCGCGTGCGGCGGTGTTCACGTCGACGGGAAAGGCCTCGCGATGCTTCAGCGCCCAGGCGAACTTCGGGTCGATGCCGAGGTCGAGCATTCCGTCGTCAGAGGCGGATGCGAGATCCTCGATCGAGAACTCATAGTATCGCAACAGCCAATCGGCTTGATAAAGCCGGTGCTCCCGAACCAGCGGAGGCGCTTTGACGGGCAACGCCTTGCTCGCGTCGGGGATCGGGCTGAAGCCGGAATAATATACGCGCTTGAGCTTATATTTCTCGTACATGCGCGAGCTTGATCGGAGCACGTCGAGGTCCGATGCATCGTCCGCGCCGACGATGATTTGCGTGCTTTGGCCGGCGGGCGAAAAGCGGCGCTTCTCCTTCTTGGCTTCCGCGATGCGCTCTCCCGTCTGCCTCATCGCAAACTGGATCGTTTCGGCGTTTTTCTCAGGAGCCAGCTTGCGGAGGCTTGTCTCTCGCGAAAGTTCCAAATTGATGGACAGGCGATCGGCCCATAAGCCGGCCTGCTCGATCAACCAGGGGCTTGCTTCCGGAATCGTCTTCAAATGGATGTAGCCGGCAAAGCCGTGCTCGCGCCGCAGCTTCTTGGCGACGAGCATCATCTGTTCCATCGTGTAGTCGGCGGAGCGGATGATGCCGGAGGACAGGAAAAGTCCTTCGATATAATTGCGCTTATAAAATTCGGTCGTCAGCGTCACGACCTCGTCGACCGAGAAACGCGCGCGGCGGACGTTCGAGGAGCGTCGATTGATGCAGTAGGCGCAGTCGTACAGACAGTAGTTGGTGAGCAGGATTTTGAGTAGCGACACGCAGCGGCCGTCAGGCGTGTAGGAGTGACAGATCCCGGCTCCGGTGGTCGATCCAAGCCCACCTTGTTTCGCCTTGTGCTTCGGCCCGCCCGAGGACGCGCACGACGCGTCGTATTTGGCGGCGTCGGCTAAAATCGGAAGCTTTTCGAAGAGCGTCATAGCCATACATGTTCACTAAATGTTCTTTTGTCGAAGTGCAAGTGCAAAGGGGGCGAGGAGCGCAGAATGTGCGCCGATTATGGGCGGAAACCGAAAGCTCTGGCGGGTCTAGCGCAAGCTCTCAACGCCTGCGCCGCGCGTTCGACGGCTTAGCTTACGACTCTTCGCTATTCGAAGCTCTTCGCCGGCCTTCGATTGGAAATGTAGAGGATTGCGAGAAGCAGAACCAACGTCGTCAACGACGCGTAATCGCGGGGCAAGTTCAAACCGCCGGCCTCCGCCGGTTTGGTAAGGAAGTCGCCGAACGTCGCTCCAAAAGGACGTGTAAATACGAAGGCGATCCAAAATAGCAGAACATCGGACAGAGATTTTGAATAGTGCAGAGCGCCGACGATCAGAATAATCGCTGCCGTCACCGCCGCGCCCTGCAGGAACGAGAGACCGACATTGTCAGTGAGGAAATCTCCAAAGGCTGTGCCAAGGCTGTTTGAGAATAGCACCGCGAGCCAAAAGTAGATTTCGCTGTCCTTCCGGTACAGCGGATACACGGTCAGATCGCCAACGCGCATGTACCAGCATGCAAGCGTCAGAAGCAGACCGGCAACCAAAAGCGCGGAACCGAGCGCATAGCCCAATCCAAGGGAGCGATCCATAAAATCCGAAACTTCGGTTCCAGCCGTCGTCGTGGCGATAATCGCGAGCCAGAACAGCAGCGGATGAAAGGCCCGCGACTTGATCTGGGCCGCGAGAACGGCAATGAGGACGGCAAACGTAATCGCAAGTCCTACGTAATATCCAAGCTCCAGCGACATCGAGAGATAATCGCCGGCGGTCTCTCCGAGAGTCGTGGCAAGGATTTTCAGAATCCAGAATGCAAGCGTAATTTCAGCGACCTTCGATACGGTCGCCGGATGTACGCTCTCTTCCTCAGTCATGATTGCATGTCCTTCGTCGTTGGCAGTATGCGCCGCCGGGGAGATGTCGTAAAAATCTAATTGTCAAAGTCCGCACACACAGGAGCTGATACAGTGGAATTAAAATTCGGCTGGCTCGCATGGGCTCTTCTATCGGCGACCTTCGCGGCATTGACGGCGATTTTCGCAAAAATTGGCGTCGCCAACATCAACTCGGATCTCGCGACGTTCATCCGCACGGTGGTGGTTATGGTGGCATTGGGCGTCATTCTTCTTGCGCGCGGCCTTTTCCAACAAGTGAACGATATCTCGGCTCATACGTATCTGTTTCTCGCGCTCTCAGGCTTGGCCACGGGAGCCTCATGGCTCTGCTACTTCCGGGCTTTGCAGATCGGCGACGCTGCCCTCGTTGCACCGATTGATAAGCTTGGCGTCGTTCTGGTCGCGATATTCGGCGTCACGATTCTCGGAGAGTCTCTTTCGCTCATCAATTGGATCGGCATAGCAATGATGGCTTCCGGAGCCGTCCTCGTGGCATGGCGGTGAGGAATCCCAGATGAGGCGATTCACATTCAGCCTCCCGCTTTCGACAGAGCTTGGATTACATTTTCGAGCCGTTGGCTGGCCCAGCGGTTTTTCGGATCGAGCTTAAGCGCATCTTCAAGATCAAGCTTGGCGTGATGCCATTCACCCAAATCCGCAAATGCAACGCCACGATTGTAATAAGCATCTGAGCGGCTAAGCGTTCGGCTGTTCGCTACAGCAATGAAACGCGAACACGCCGCAAGTGCCTCGACCGGCCCAAGCTCCGACCCGAGGCAAGTTTGCCGATCTATCCCCTCGCTGTCGGAAGAG includes these proteins:
- a CDS encoding tetratricopeptide repeat protein; amino-acid sequence: MLIIIGILCGVAGCDKPDSSDSEGIDRQTCLGSELGPVEALAACSRFIAVANSRTLSRSDAYYNRGVAFADLGEWHHAKLDLEDALKLDPKNRWASQRLENVIQALSKAGG